The following proteins are co-located in the Prionailurus viverrinus isolate Anna chromosome A1, UM_Priviv_1.0, whole genome shotgun sequence genome:
- the CKMT2 gene encoding creatine kinase S-type, mitochondrial, whose amino-acid sequence MASVFSKLLTGRNASLLLATVGTGALTTGYLLNRQNLCAEARGQHRLFPPSADYPDLRKHNNCMAECLTPAIYAKLRNKVTPNGYTLDQCIQTGVDNPGHPFIKTVGMVAGDEESYEVFADLFDPVIKLRHNGYDPRVMKHPTDLDASKITQGQFDERYVLSSRVRTGRSIRGLSLPPACTRAERREVENVAITALEGLKGDLAGRYYKLSEMTEQDQQRLIDDHFLFDKPVSPLLTCAGMARDWPDARGIWHNYDKTFLIWINEEDHTRVISMEKGGNMKRVFERFCRGLKEVERLIQERGWEFMWNERLGYILTCPSNLGTGLRAGVHVRIPKLSKDPRFSKILENLRLQKRGTGGVDTAAVADVYDISNIDRIGRSEVELVQIVIDGVNYLVDCEKKLERGQDIKVPPPLPQFGRK is encoded by the exons ATGGCCAGTGTCTTCTCTAAGCTGCTAACTGGCCGCAATGCTTCTCTGTTACTTGCTACCGTGGGCACCGGTGCCCTGACCACCGGCTACCTGCTGAACCGGCAGAACCTGTGTGCTGAGGCCCGGGGACAGCACAGGCTGTTCCCACCAAG TGCAGACTACCCTGATCTGCGCAAGCACAACAACTGTATGGCCGAGTGCCTCACCCCAGCCATCTACGCCAAGCTCCGCAACAAGGTGACCCCCAATGGCTACACCCTGGACCAGTGTATCCAGACTGGAGTGGACAACCCAGGCCATCCCTTCATAAAGACTGTGGGCATGGTGGCTGGTGACGAGGAGTCCTATGAG GTGTTTGCTGACCTTTTTGATCCTGTCATCAAACTAAGGCACAATGGCTATGACCCCAGGGTGATGAAGCACCCCACAGATCTGGATGCATCCAAG ATCACACAGGGGCAGTTTGATGAGCGCTACGTGCTGTCATCTCGGGTGCGTACAGGCCGCAGCATCCGCGGGCTGAGTCTGCCACCTGCCTGCACCCGGGCTGAGAGGAGGGAGGTAGAGAATGTGGCCATCACGGCCCTGGAGGGCCTCAAAGGGGACCTGGCAGGCCGCTACTACAAGCTGTCTGAGATGACGGAGCAGGACCAGCAACGGCTCATAGAC GACCACTTTCTATTTGATAAGCCAGTATCCCCTTTATTAACATGTGCTGGGATGGCCCGTGACTGGCCAGATGCCAGGGGAATCTG GCATAATTATGACAAGACATTTCTCATCTGGATTAATGAAGAAGACCATACCAGGGTAATCTCTATGGAAAAAGGAGGCAATATGAAAAGAGTATTTGAGCGATTCTGTCGTGGACTAAAAGAA GTAGAACGCCTAATCCAAGAGCGAGGCTGGGAATTCATGTGGAATGAGCGACTAGGCTACATCCTGACCTGCCCTTCGAACCTTGGCACAGGATTACGGGCTGGTGTCCATGTTAGGATCCCCAAGCTCAGCAAG GATCCACGCTTTTCCAAGATCCTGGAAAACCTAAGGCTCCAGAAACGTGGCACAGGTGGTGTGGACACGGCAGCAGTGGCAGATGTTTATGATATTTCCAACATAGATCGAATTGGTCGATCAGAG